The Syntrophorhabdales bacterium region TGTTCTCCTTCTCCTCAACCGTGACCGTCACCAGTCCTCCGTCGGGAGTATTTTCGATGGCATTCTTCACGAGACCGTCAACCACCTCGGCGAGCACGCGCGGATCCATGTAGATGTAAAGGTCGTTCTCTCCTTCCACGCGGAGTTCCACCTGTCTGTGGCCAGCTCTCTGCTTGATCTTCTCCACTGCCATCTGGACAAAAGGATACAGGTCGATGGCCTGAAACAAATCCGTACCGCCGGAGATGTACTGGCTAAGCCATTCTTTCAGGGCCCCCCAATGCGACCACACCTCGGCAGGCACATTTCCCAAAACGTCCAAACGCTGTTTGAGCACATCCAGCTCATCCGTCAAGGAAGCGGCTTCCAGTTCACGTGATGCAATGAATATCTCATCAGCCTCTCGCTGGATTCTCAAAAGACGCTCTGTGTTTCTTTCGAGAGCGGCCATGATCCCTTTGATATTCGTGTCCGTCGAAACTGCTTCCATCTTCCGTCTCAGTACCCTGAGGTTACCCTGAATGACTGCGAGGGGGGTTTTCAGTTCGTGGGAGATATGATTTACCGCCTTTGTTTTCACCCTGTTGAGCTGCTCCAACTCCCTGTGAGAGCGCAGCAGCGCTTCCTCCGCCATCTTTCGTTCGGTGACATCACGAAGATAGACCAAGGACACCGGCTCGTTCCGGTATACAGTGTCCGTGGCCGAAACTTCGATGTAGATCGTCCTCCCGTCTCTTGTGATGCCTTTGAATTCATAACGAGAGGGAACAGTCCCGCCCTTCCACCGTCTTCCATTGATGTCTTCGACCCGTTCCTTGTCATCGGGATGGACGACAATAGTGATCGGAGTACCCATGATGTCTTTATAAGAATCGTAGCCGAACATTTCGACGAATCTTCTATTAACGTACTGGTGAAACCCCTTCTTTATGATCGCCACCCCATCGTTGGAGTGCTCAATTGCTGTGCGATACCGTTCCTCGCTTTCCGCAAGGGCCTCTTCAGCCTCCTTGCGCTTGCTGATGTCGCGCATGGTTCCTTCGTGGTAGATAAACCCGCCCGGACCCCCGCGCGTGACACGGGAATTGATCGAAACCCAATGCGTACTGCCGTCGCGACGGCGCATTTTCACTTCGTAGTTCTGTACTGCGCCGCGGATGCGGAGTGTCTCCAGAAGATCGTCCCGATCAGCCGGATCAACATAAAGCTGCGTGCCGATATCGGTAATCGATTCTATCAGTTCTTCTGGCGAGTCATAGCCATGAGTGCGCGCCAGGGCGGGGTTTGCCGTGATGAATCTACCATCGAGGGTCGCCTGAAAGATGCCCTCGGTCGCATTCTCATAGATCTTGCGATATTTTTCTTCAGCCTGCTGGAGTTTCTCCTCCGTTTGCCTGCGTCTCGTCACATCCCGCACATAGACAGCAATGCGCGTGACCTCACCTTTGTCGTCCGAGAC contains the following coding sequences:
- a CDS encoding PAS domain S-box protein, yielding MQEKEKVKDDLLRELGRQEEPVSTLEICELEREEAQTELKKSEDDVRALLNATTDIAFLMDKNGVILAANESAARAYHTELQNLLGTAVYDLIPPSLAQYARTKADEAIRLGVPVRFVAEWRGRFLDHSLYIVSDDKGEVTRIAVYVRDVTRRRQTEEKLQQAEEKYRKIYENATEGIFQATLDGRFITANPALARTHGYDSPEELIESITDIGTQLYVDPADRDDLLETLRIRGAVQNYEVKMRRRDGSTHWVSINSRVTRGGPGGFIYHEGTMRDISKRKEAEEALAESEERYRTAIEHSNDGVAIIKKGFHQYVNRRFVEMFGYDSYKDIMGTPITIVVHPDDKERVEDINGRRWKGGTVPSRYEFKGITRDGRTIYIEVSATDTVYRNEPVSLVYLRDVTERKMAEEALLRSHRELEQLNRVKTKAVNHISHELKTPLAVIQGNLRVLRRKMEAVSTDTNIKGIMAALERNTERLLRIQREADEIFIASRELEAASLTDELDVLKQRLDVLGNVPAEVWSHWGALKEWLSQYISGGTDLFQAIDLYPFVQMAVEKIKQRAGHRQVELRVEGENDLYIYMDPRVLAEVVDGLVKNAIENTPDGGLVTVTVEEKENRVWIHVTDTGVGIADEAQPYVFDGLFHAEETELYSSKNPYDFGAGGKGLELFRMKLYARRFGFEISMKSKRCCYIPTEQGLCPG